The DNA segment CACCGGGATGAACCCGCGGGCCGATTAGAGGCCCGCCTTGTCGAGCCCCAGGCCGGCGGTGTAGGGCGCCCGGCCCACGGCCAGCAGCACCTTGGCGAAGGCGGTTTCCGTCACCTTGCCGGCGACGTCCTTGACGGACAGCACCGCGCCGTCGGGACCCGGTTTCAGGGCTTCCACCAGCGCGCCCACCTGGAATCGGATCTTCCGTTTCTTGAACGCCTTTTCCAACTCCATCGACACTTCCTCGTCCTCGATGGGGAGCAGGTGGGGCAGCATCTCGATCACCGTGACCTCGCTGCCGAGGGCGGCGTAGATCGAGGCGAACTCTACGCCCACCGCCCCGGCTCCGATCACCGCCAGTGACTTCGGCGGCTCCGGCAGGCGGAGCATGTCGGTGCTGGAAAGCACCACCCGGCCGTCGAAGCGGATATGGGGAAGCTGCTTCGGCTCCGAGCCCGTGGCGATGATGACGTACCGGGCCTCGATCGTCTGGGCGGTGCCGTCGGCAGCCTCCAGCCGCAGGGTGTGGGGGTTCTCGAACGAGCCGTGCGCCCGGAACGCTGTCACGTTGTTTTTCTTGAGCAGGAAGGCCACGCCCTTGGTCAATCCGGTCACCACCTTGTCCTTGCGCTGGTGCATGCGGCCCATGTCGAAACGGTAGCCGTCGACGACGATTCCGTGGTCGCCCAAATGAGCCATGTGGGCGTACAGCTCCGCGCTGTGGATCATGGCTTTCGTGGGGATGCAGCCCACGTTCAGGCACGTGCCCCCGAAGGTGGCGTCCTTTTCCACGATGGCGGTCTTGAGGCCGAGCTGAGCGGCCTTGATCGCCGCCACATACCCCCCGGGACCGCTGCCGACGACAACAACATCAAACGCATCCATGGCTGCCTCGCTAATCGGTAGATAGTTCTCCCGGCGGCGCCCCGCGACCGGTGGCGGACACGGGCCCGGCGAGAAACCCAATTGTAGCAGAATTCACCGGACGCCAGCATTTTTCCTTCAATCACCCGCCGTTTCCGATATAATAGACGACTGGTATGGACGATGATCTGATGAGTTCCGATTTTGTGAACGACGCGCTCGACGAGAAGCGCGGCTACCCCCGATACGTGCTCAACGTGCCACTGCGGATGCGCGGACTGAATTCCCGCGGCGAGGACATCGACACCGATATCGAGGTGGTCGATATCAGTGTGGCCGGCATCGGCTTTCGCTCCCATCGCCGATTCGAGGACGGCGACATCCTCTACGTCTCGCTCAAAGGCAAGGACTACACCTCCGACGTCAGCATCCAGATCGTCTGGAAAGAGGGACAGCAGAACCGGTACGGTGCGCGCATCCTCGCCGTCTCGTCCGTGGCGGCGTCCGGCGGGCCGCCATCCCCCAAAGCGCCGCAACCCAGTTGATCTCCCGCCCGGCGCCTCCCGCGCTGCGGCCTCTGTTCAGAACGGGTGGCCCGACGACCCGATTTGCGCGATGTGGTGAATTTGATCCCGTCAAGGCAACGAATGACTAAAAGCGTTCTCAAGCCCATGATCGGCTCCGTATTGCTTCTGATCGCCCTGTCGGCGCTGTGGGCGCTCACCGGCAGCCCGTTCCGAAAACCCCCTCGCCACGTCATCCTCATGATCGGTGACGGAATGGGCATCAACTCCTGGGTGCACGCCCACTATTTCCGGTTCGGGGCCACGGCCGATTCGCAGGACGACCGCTTGGCCATGGAATCCCTCCCGGTCACCGGCCTGGCCTACACGCACTCGGCCGACAACCTGACGACCGATTCCGCAGCCTCGGCCTCCGCGCTGTGCACCGGACGGAAGGTGCTCAACGGCGATCTCTCGGTGGCTCCGGACGGCGCAGTGCTTCCGACGGTCTTCGAAGAAGCCGCCCACGAGGGGCTTGCTGTCGGGCTGGTGACTACCGGACCGGTCACGCACGCCACCCCCGCGGCGGCGTACGCCCACGTACCCGAGCGGAACAACTACCACCAGATCTTCGACTGGCTGCTCCGCACCAGACCGGACCTGGTGTTGGGCAGTGGCACCACCGCCCGCTGGCGGCATCTGCCGTCCGACTTCGCCCGACGGGCCCGCGCTGCCGGCTACACGGTCTGCACGAGCGCCGAAGCGCTCCAATCCGCCCGGTCGCTGCCGCTGCTGGGCGTGTTCGGCGGCGAGCGCCTCCCTTACGAGTGGGACTGGGGCAAAGACACCATGGCTTTGCCGCACCTTTCCGATCTTGTATCAGCGGCTCTGGACCGGCTTGGTTCGGATCCGGACGGTTTCATCCTCATGATCGAAGGCGGCTCCATCGACACGGCCAACCACGACAATTCGCTGGAACGGGCGGTGGGCGAGGTGCTGGAGTTCGACCGCTGCGTGGGACTGGTTCAGGAATGGGTGAAGGCCCACAGCTCCTGGAACAACGCGCTGCTCGTCGTGACCGCCGACCACGAAACGGGCGAGCTGTCGGTGCGCCAACCCGGCAAGCCGTCTCCCCGCGGTCCGGCCCCTTCCTTCAGCCCCGGCGTCGCCCTGCCGGCGAACACGTTTGCGGGCGGCGGCTACGGCTCGGACGATCATTCGGCCGCGGTGGTGGCGGTTTTCGCCCAGGGCGCGGGCAGCAGCGACCTGAGCGGCGTGATGGACAACACCCGAATCCACAAAGTGCTGCGCCAAGCAGTCAAACCGTGAGCCCGTTGCCAAGAGGCTGTTCCCGCGACTGACTATGACACCACCGCGTCTGTACACCCGTCACCTCATCGAAGCACTCGTCGAGCCGGGGCTGGACGATCTCTACGCCGGACTGGTCATCGGCCGGCGCACCCGCCGGGTGGATCTCCCCGGCCGGGTATGCCGGGCCGGAATCATGAAGACCCTGCTCGGCTACGAGGTCAAGTTCGGCAGCTGCCGCAAGAGCTGCCCCGACGAGGTGACCGCCCGCTACCTGGCGATCTTCGGCAGCCTGGGTCTCAACTCGGTTCTCATCCCGTACAACCCGGTGGAGACGGCTGCGGTCCTGCCCGTGATGGAGCGCGCCTACGCTGCGCTGGAGCCGGCGGTCCGAACGTTCGCCGCACAGCACGGGCAACCGGAGCGGACCGCCGCCCTGCGGCGCCGCCTGTTCCGGCGGCTGGCCCAGCGGATCCATACGCTGTCGACCGGCGCGGTGCTCGCCGGCGAGGACGGCGCCCCATGAGCCGTCGGCGCCGCACGGCGCCAACCACTCGGCCGCCGGCCGTACCCGCCGGCGACGCCTCGTGGACATCCCTGCGGGAGTCGCTGGCCGGCTGTGTCAACTGCGGCAAATGTCTGCCGGACTGTCCGCTGTACCAGCTCTCCCGCCGTGAAGAAGACGGTGTCCGCGGCAAGCTCAACGTCCTGCGCTGGCAGATGGACGCAGGGCTCCCCCCGTCGCCCGCCGCCACGCGCCTGTTCTGGCGCTGCCTGCTGTGCCTGCGCTGTCAGGACGCCTGCCCCTCGGGCCTCGAGCTGGTGCGGATCCTGGATGCCGCGCGGACCGCTCTGCACGCCCGCGGCCTGGCGCCCGTCCCCGGCCGGCCGGGCGCGCGGAGGGCCGCCCTCATCGTCCGCGCCGTCCGGCGGAACCGGGCCGCTCCGGTGCGCCTGCCTCTGCGGCCGCGGACGTCCTTACTACCCTTGCCGCCGGTCGGCGACGGCCGTCCGGCGCCGCTGCTGGTAAGCCCTCTGGGCCGCGTGGTGTGGGGAGGAGCGCTGGTCGCCGCGGCGGCGCTCTTCCGTCGGGGCGGCTTCGATCCGGTCGTCCAGGTGCTGCGCGGCCCCAGTCCCGTCCGGCTGCACTGGCGAGGTGACGCCGACGGGTTGCGGACCGTTCTGGCCGCCGCGTTCACCGGCGCCCCGAAGCCGACGACGCTGCTCTTTCTGGAACCGGAGCTGGCGGCTCTGTGGCGGGCGCACGGCGCGCCGGCCCAGGTGATCGATCTGGAGGACTGGCTCCTCAGCGGCGGCGCAGCGGTCCGACTGGATGCCCCACCCGTCACCGCGCTGCCGGCGCCCGTGCCCATGGCCGCTGCCGGCTGGCGGGACTGGCTGGCGCAGTGGCGCGGACTGGCCCCGGCCGCATGGCGGCCGCCGCCGGCCGAAAGCCAGGGGCTACGCGCCGAGCAGCTGGTATCCATTGATCCGCCCGTCGCGCGCGATCTGGCGCGGCGCTGGTTGCGGCTGGCCGGCGCGACCGGCGCCGAGGCGGTGGCGCTCACCTCGCCGCGCACCCAGAGCTGGCTCCGGAGCGGCGGCGACGCCGGCCTCCCGCTGCGACCGCTCGCCATCCTCGCCGCGGGCGGCCCAGCTTGAAATACCTTGAAGCCGCAGGCCAGATGTGCTAATGAATACGGGGCGTTCGTGGACGGGCAATCCATGTCCAGAATCAAACAATTCCTGCTGAAAGTCACTAAGGCGGCCATCTTGACCGCTCTGCCTCTCGCGCTGCTGTTCGTCGGGGCCTTTGTGACCATGCTGATCACCATCCGCGGCCGCGAGGTGATCGTGCCCAACCTGACGGGCATCGAGAAGGATGTGGCCTTGGACCTGCTCAGGAAGAACCGCCTCGGCGGTGTGATCACGGGCTCGCGCTTCTCGTCCGATTTCCCGGCCGGCCAGGTGATCCAGCAGATGCCCGAAGCGAGCAGCCGGGTGAAGGCGGGCAAACAGGTCAAGCTCGTTCTCAGCGAGGGCCGCAAGCAGGTGGAGGTGCCCCGCCTGGTGGGCATGACCCTGCGGGAAGCGCAGGCGGTGCTGGGGCAGGTGGGCCTGCGGATCGGGCTGATCAGTCGCGCGGCCCTGTTGGCTTCGCCCCGCGAGCAGATCGTCGAACAGATCCCGGTGGCCGGCGAGCGGAACATCGCCACGCCCTACGTGAACCTGCTGGTCAACGTCCCGTCCGGCGACTTCAACTACGTCATGCCGGACTTCCGTGGTCTCGAAGCCCACGATGTGACGTCGTTCCTGAACCGGAACGGCTTCCTGCTGCGTCCCACCGAGCACGAGGTCTCCTTCACGCAGCGGCCGGGCTTGGTCCTGATGCACTATCCCGAACCCGGCTATCCGTTCAGCCGGAGTTCACCCATTACGCTGGTGGTGTCCCGATGAGCCGTACACGTTACTTGGCCCCCTCCCTGCTGTCCGCCGATTTCGCCAACCTGGAATCAGCCGTTCGCCTGGTCGAAGCCAGCGGCGCTGCCCTCATCCACCTGGACGTCATGGACGGCCATTTCGTTCCCAATCTGACCATCGGCCCACCGGTGATCCGCGCCCTGCGCCGGATCACCTCCCTCCGTCTCGACGTCCACTTGATGATCGCCAACCCGGAGCGGAGCCTGGACAACTACATCGCCGCGGGCGCCGACATGCTCAGCGTTCACGTCGAGGCCGATCCCCATCTGCACCGCACCATCACCCGGATCCGCGACGCCGGCCGACGCGCCGGCGTGGCGCTCAATCCGGCCACCCCCGCCGCCGCCGTGCAGGAGATTCTGCCCTGGCTGGATTTCATCCTGGTCATGACGGTCAATCCGGGCTTCGGCGGTCAGACGTTCATCCCCACGGTACTGCCCAAAATCCGGGCCCTGCGCGATGCCATCGACCGCCAGGGCCTCAACGTGGACATCTCGGTGGATGGCGGCGTCGGCCCCGACACGCTCCCCCGGCTCGTCGAAGCCGGCGTGACCATCGCCGTGGCGGGCGCGGCCGTGTTCGGGGCGCCCGATCCCGCTGCCGCTATCCGGGACTTGCAGGCTATGCTACAATAGTCGGCCGTTGCCATTCGCCCTGTGGAGGTCCTGCATTGTCCTGGAAGAAATGGTTGTTTGCAGCCGGATTGACCGGCTTGATCCTGCTCACCGCCTGCGGCGGCAAAAAGGCAGGCCTCCAGGAACAGGCGGTCCTGCCGGACAAGACCCTCCACGAAAACGGGCTGGAATTCCTTACCAAGAGCCAGTTCATCAAGGCGCGGCTGTCGTTTCAGACGCTGATCAACACCTACGACGAATCCCCTTACCTGGAGAAAGCCAAATACTACATCGCCTACTCCTACCTGCGTGAGGGGGGCATCGAGAACCTCATCCAGGCGGAGCAGGCGTTCAAGGACTTCAAGCTCTTTTTCCCCGCCTCCGATCTGGCCGACGACGCCCAGGCTCACGTGATCAAGATCAACATGCACATGATGAAGGAACCGAACCGCGACACCACTTACGCCCTGCGGTCCCGGGTTGAAGTGCAGAATTTCCTCAACGAATTTCCAGACTCGCCGCTGGTGAACGAGATGCGGGCGCGCCTGCAATACATCGAGGACACGTTGGCAATGAGCAATTTCCTCAAGGCCAAGTTCTATCATCGCAAAAACTTCTCCAAGGCCTCCGCCTCTCGGCTGCGCGAATGTGTCGCCCAGTACCCGCATTTCCGCTATCGTGACGAGGCGCTCTTCCTGCTGGCGGACTCCCTCGACAAGCTCAAGAACTTCGACGAGAGCACCATTTACTACGCTCAGCTTGCCCGTGGCTTCCCGTTCAGCAAGTACTTTGAAGAGGCGCGCGACCGCCTGCGCAAGCTCGAGAAGCCGGTGCCCGAGGTGGACCAGCGGCTGGCCGAAGAGAACAAGAAGTATTATGAGGAAGGCAAGTCGCTGTTCGGCGGATCCCGGGAGGCCGTCTTCGGCTCCTTCGGCCTCGGTAAGGATGAGCCGTGGCGTCAGATGGAAAAGCAGCGCGACAGGGAAGAGCGGGAGCGTCTGAAGATTGAGGCCGGCAAGACCGAGAAATCGGCTGCCAAGAAGTCCAAATAGGCTGATCCCACCGACCGCCGCCGGCCCGCATCCGGGGAGATTTCCCCTAACTGTATGTATCCGCAAATTTACTTGAGTGACTTTTCGAGTTGTGATGTAATAGATGAAAGTCCGCCAATCCGGATGAGGAGGCGCTGATGGCCCACAAACTGCTGCTCGCCGACGACAGCATCACCATCCAGAAGGTGGTCAGCCTGACCTTCGCCGAGGAGGACTTCGAGGTCATTTGTGTCGGCAACGGCGAGATCGCGATCGAAAAAATCGGCGAGATCCGGCCTGACGTCGTCCTGGCCGACATCTTCATGCCCCGGAAAACCGGTTACGAGGTGTGCGAGTTTGTCAAGCGCACACCCCATTTGCGCCATATTCCGGTCATTCTGCTCGTGGGAACGTTTGAACCGTTCGACAAGAACGAAGCGGCCCGTGTGGGTGCCAACGCCCACGTCACCAAGCCGTTTGAGACCACATCGCTCATCCGGCTGGTGCGGCAGTCGGTATCCAACGCGCCCAAGCCCGAGGCGGCGCCCGCCAAGACGGTGACGCCGCCTGCCCTCGACGCCGATCGGACATTCCAGATCCAGCTCTCGGAGATGGACGAGCGGCTCGGGCGCACCCAGCCCCCCAAGCCGGCCGCTCCCCCTGAGATTTTGGACATCCCGGCCCGGAAAACCCGGGAGCCGGCGCCTCAGGATCTGGAGCGCACCCTGCTCTCCGCGCCCGTCTCGCCGGCAGCTGCACTGGGTCCCGACGAAGTGATCCTGGAGCCCGAAGAGGAACTCATCGTCCCGCCTGCGTCGCCGCAAGCGATGGAAGAGGAGCTGTTCATCCCGGAGGCTCCTGCCATGCCCCCCCCGCCCGCCGCCGAGGCTGAGCTGCTGGCGGTGCCGCCTCTGGCCCGACGCATCCAGCGTCCTCCCGACGAGGACATTCTGGGCATCTTCGAGCTCATCGGCCTAGACCGTCTCATCGCGCGGCAGCACAGCCTCGAGGAGGCAGTGCGTCGTGAGCGTGAGGCCGCCGCGGCCCCGCGGGTCGCCGCCGTGGCCGAGCCCGAACCGGCGGCGCCACCCGTCGAGGCCGAACTCGAGGAAGTCGTGGCGGCTGCTGCTCCCGTGGTCGGCTTCTCCGCCGCGGCGCCCGTCGAGCCCGCCTTCGCCCCGGCCGAGGCACCGACCCCGACCGCCGCGACCGAGTTGACCGAAGACCTGGTCACCCGAATCGCCCGGATGGTCATCGAGCGCCTGAGTGAGAAAGTGGTCCGGGAGATCGCCTGGGAGGTGGTGCCGGATCTGTCCGAGACCATCATCCGCAATGAATTGAAGCGGCTGAAGGACGAGGGCAAGTTCTGACCCGGCCGGCCGCGGCGCGCGGCGGCGACCCGGACGGCCACATCCCCGCGCATCCACCGATGCAATCCGTCCCTCACAGCATCATCCATTGACGGACTGTTGGTTGGCCCACGACCGAGCCGCGGCTGGACGCGTCGCCGATTTTAGGTATAATGTGGTGTTTTCGCCGCATTCCGGCGAGACATGGCAACCATGAATCGCAAACCACATTCACCGCAATCCAGCGCCCCTGCGGGCGCCGAATCGTCCCGGGCCCCCGGCAGCCCGGGCGGCTGCCCCTATGCGCCCATGGCGTGTGAACTGGAAATGTTCCGCCACATCCACCACGTCCGCGGCTTTGGAGAGGTGGACTCCACCAACTCCACGGCCCGCGCGCTCGGGGAGGCCGGCGACATTCCGCCGGGCACCCTGGTGGTGGCCAACGCCCAGCGCGCCGGGCGGGGCCGCCTGGACCACACCTGGTACTCTCCGGCCGGCCAGGGGATCTATGCCTCGCTGTTTCTGGCACCCATGGTGACGCTGGCGCAGGCGCACTGCGTGACCCTGGTGACAGGGCTGTCGGTGGCCCAGGCCCTGTCCCTGGCCCACCCGACGCTGGCCCGCCACCTCGACATCAAGTGGCCCAACGACGTCCTGTGGCAGGGCCGCAAGCTGGGCGGCATTCTCGTGGAGTCCAGCCTCCAGGACAACACCCTCCGGCACCTTGTGGTGGGAATCGGGATCAACGTGGCGCAGACGGCTTTCCCCGAGGACATCCGAACCCGCGCCGTCTCGGTGGCTCAGGCCGCCGGCACCATCGTCTCCCGGCACGATCTGCTGGTGCGCGTTCTGGGCTGTCTCGACGCAAACCTCGGCCGCTTGGGCGACGGCGCCTGGCCGGACCTGCGCCGGCAGTGGGAGGAGTCCT comes from the Acidobacteriota bacterium genome and includes:
- a CDS encoding PilZ domain-containing protein, with the translated sequence MSSDFVNDALDEKRGYPRYVLNVPLRMRGLNSRGEDIDTDIEVVDISVAGIGFRSHRRFEDGDILYVSLKGKDYTSDVSIQIVWKEGQQNRYGARILAVSSVAASGGPPSPKAPQPS
- a CDS encoding alkaline phosphatase; translated protein: MTKSVLKPMIGSVLLLIALSALWALTGSPFRKPPRHVILMIGDGMGINSWVHAHYFRFGATADSQDDRLAMESLPVTGLAYTHSADNLTTDSAASASALCTGRKVLNGDLSVAPDGAVLPTVFEEAAHEGLAVGLVTTGPVTHATPAAAYAHVPERNNYHQIFDWLLRTRPDLVLGSGTTARWRHLPSDFARRARAAGYTVCTSAEALQSARSLPLLGVFGGERLPYEWDWGKDTMALPHLSDLVSAALDRLGSDPDGFILMIEGGSIDTANHDNSLERAVGEVLEFDRCVGLVQEWVKAHSSWNNALLVVTADHETGELSVRQPGKPSPRGPAPSFSPGVALPANTFAGGGYGSDDHSAAVVAVFAQGAGSSDLSGVMDNTRIHKVLRQAVKP
- a CDS encoding (Fe-S)-binding protein; the encoded protein is MSRRRRTAPTTRPPAVPAGDASWTSLRESLAGCVNCGKCLPDCPLYQLSRREEDGVRGKLNVLRWQMDAGLPPSPAATRLFWRCLLCLRCQDACPSGLELVRILDAARTALHARGLAPVPGRPGARRAALIVRAVRRNRAAPVRLPLRPRTSLLPLPPVGDGRPAPLLVSPLGRVVWGGALVAAAALFRRGGFDPVVQVLRGPSPVRLHWRGDADGLRTVLAAAFTGAPKPTTLLFLEPELAALWRAHGAPAQVIDLEDWLLSGGAAVRLDAPPVTALPAPVPMAAAGWRDWLAQWRGLAPAAWRPPPAESQGLRAEQLVSIDPPVARDLARRWLRLAGATGAEAVALTSPRTQSWLRSGGDAGLPLRPLAILAAGGPA
- a CDS encoding PASTA domain-containing protein gives rise to the protein MSRIKQFLLKVTKAAILTALPLALLFVGAFVTMLITIRGREVIVPNLTGIEKDVALDLLRKNRLGGVITGSRFSSDFPAGQVIQQMPEASSRVKAGKQVKLVLSEGRKQVEVPRLVGMTLREAQAVLGQVGLRIGLISRAALLASPREQIVEQIPVAGERNIATPYVNLLVNVPSGDFNYVMPDFRGLEAHDVTSFLNRNGFLLRPTEHEVSFTQRPGLVLMHYPEPGYPFSRSSPITLVVSR
- a CDS encoding ribulose-phosphate 3-epimerase, giving the protein MSRTRYLAPSLLSADFANLESAVRLVEASGAALIHLDVMDGHFVPNLTIGPPVIRALRRITSLRLDVHLMIANPERSLDNYIAAGADMLSVHVEADPHLHRTITRIRDAGRRAGVALNPATPAAAVQEILPWLDFILVMTVNPGFGGQTFIPTVLPKIRALRDAIDRQGLNVDISVDGGVGPDTLPRLVEAGVTIAVAGAAVFGAPDPAAAIRDLQAMLQ
- the bamD gene encoding outer membrane protein assembly factor BamD — protein: MSWKKWLFAAGLTGLILLTACGGKKAGLQEQAVLPDKTLHENGLEFLTKSQFIKARLSFQTLINTYDESPYLEKAKYYIAYSYLREGGIENLIQAEQAFKDFKLFFPASDLADDAQAHVIKINMHMMKEPNRDTTYALRSRVEVQNFLNEFPDSPLVNEMRARLQYIEDTLAMSNFLKAKFYHRKNFSKASASRLRECVAQYPHFRYRDEALFLLADSLDKLKNFDESTIYYAQLARGFPFSKYFEEARDRLRKLEKPVPEVDQRLAEENKKYYEEGKSLFGGSREAVFGSFGLGKDEPWRQMEKQRDREERERLKIEAGKTEKSAAKKSK
- a CDS encoding response regulator codes for the protein MAHKLLLADDSITIQKVVSLTFAEEDFEVICVGNGEIAIEKIGEIRPDVVLADIFMPRKTGYEVCEFVKRTPHLRHIPVILLVGTFEPFDKNEAARVGANAHVTKPFETTSLIRLVRQSVSNAPKPEAAPAKTVTPPALDADRTFQIQLSEMDERLGRTQPPKPAAPPEILDIPARKTREPAPQDLERTLLSAPVSPAAALGPDEVILEPEEELIVPPASPQAMEEELFIPEAPAMPPPPAAEAELLAVPPLARRIQRPPDEDILGIFELIGLDRLIARQHSLEEAVRREREAAAAPRVAAVAEPEPAAPPVEAELEEVVAAAAPVVGFSAAAPVEPAFAPAEAPTPTAATELTEDLVTRIARMVIERLSEKVVREIAWEVVPDLSETIIRNELKRLKDEGKF
- a CDS encoding biotin--[acetyl-CoA-carboxylase] ligase; the protein is MNRKPHSPQSSAPAGAESSRAPGSPGGCPYAPMACELEMFRHIHHVRGFGEVDSTNSTARALGEAGDIPPGTLVVANAQRAGRGRLDHTWYSPAGQGIYASLFLAPMVTLAQAHCVTLVTGLSVAQALSLAHPTLARHLDIKWPNDVLWQGRKLGGILVESSLQDNTLRHLVVGIGINVAQTAFPEDIRTRAVSVAQAAGTIVSRHDLLVRVLGCLDANLGRLGDGAWPDLRRQWEESSSFARGRKVKFFERGRPLLGTTCGLMDDGALGVQLRDGERKALYHGEIFEY